In Gimesia panareensis, the genomic window AATCTCTTTCGTAACGGGTCGGGTATTCTAGTCGAACTTCCTGAGGAAAAAAAGCCATCCCGCTCAATTTCAGCGACTCTTCACCGAAATCATCATGTTTTAGAAGTGATTTTGGCTGGAAATCCCTCTCGAAAACGCGCTGACATGTGGACTGGTGTTCCGTTTTGCGTTAGCATGGCATAAATCAATTGAACACTGGACATAATTAAACGTATTCTTCGATGGCAGAGACCCCCTCATGCTGGCCAAGCTTTATACCTATTCCCTGTTTGGCATTGATGCCAGGCCGGTCGAAGTCGAAGTGGATATCTCCCCCGGAGCGATGCCCAAGACCATCCTGGTCGGTCTGGCGGAAGCGGCCGTCAAAGAGAGCACGCACCGCATTGAACGGGCCCTGGTCAATAGCGGCTACAATCGACCGATCGACCGGATCGTGATTAACCTCTCTCCGGCCGACCTGCCTAAAGACGCCGCTTCCTTTGATCTGCCCATCGCGCTGGGCCTCTTGACCGCCAGCGGGCAACTGACTTCGGAACGCTTCGAAGACTACGCCGCAGTCGGTGAGTTGGCCCTGGATGGAACGATTCGCCCCATTCGGGGAGCCCTGTCGATGGCCCTGGCTGCCCGCGAGCAGGGGAAGCAGGGCCTGCTCGTCCCCGTACAGAATGCCCACGAAGCTGCCGTGGTTGAGGGACTGGATGTCTTCGCCGTCGGCACCCTTGCAGAAGCGGTCGGTTTCTACACGGGAGCACTGCCTGTCGAGCCGGTCGAATTCAGCTGGGAGGAGGCCCTCGAAGAGCACGGGCAATACGACATCGACTACAGTGACGTGAAGGGACAGGAATACGCCAAGCGGGCCATCACAGTCGCTGCCGCAGGTATGCATCATCTTTTGATGATCGGGTCTCCGGGGACAGGCAAGACACTATTGGCCTCGCGGATCAGCACGATTCTGCCGCGTCTCTCGCAGGAAGAAAGCCTGGAGACCACGCGGATCTACAGTGCGATGGGGCGTCTGTCGCGAAATCAGTCGCTGGTGATGTTACGTCAGTTTCGCACACCGCATCACACTATCAGCGAAGCAGGCCTGGTCGGAGGCGGCTCCACTCCTGCGCCCGGCGAAATCAGCCTGGCGCATAACGGATTGCTGTTCCTGGACGAGTTGCCTGAGTTCAACCGCCGCACACTGGAAGTGTTGCGACAGCCTCTGGAGGGAGGGGAAGTGACCATCTCCCGCGCGATCGGCAGCGTCACTTTTCCCGCGAACGTCATGCTGATCTCCGCCATGAATCCCTGTCCCTGCGGCTATCTCTCCGATCCCCGCAGAAAGTGTTCCTGTAATCCGATGCAGATCGAACGCTATCTTTCCAAGATCAGCGGCCCGCTGCTGGATCGGATCGACATTCATATTGAAGTTCCGCCTGTTCCGTTTCGCGAGCTGTCGAATCAGACCTCAGGCACCAACAGCCAGACCATGCGCGAGCAGGTGCTGGCAGCACGCGAGATCCAGGCCCATCGATTTGCCAATGAAAAGACCTCGCACAATGGACGGATGACACCGCGAGAGTTGCGAAAATACAGCCAGCTGGCCTCGGATGGAGAAGGACTGTTGAAAACCGCCATGGAAGAGATGGGGCTCTCTGCCCGGGCACATGATAAAATCTTACGCATCAGTCGCACGATCGCGGACCTGGACCAGAGCGATCAGATTACCGCCGCCCACGTCAGTGAAGCCATCAATTACCGAACCCTGGATCGGCAGTTCTGGTCCTGACATCAGGAGTTGATTCAGGGGGTGCGACCGGCCACGGTGGACGACTCTGCCAGATGTGAGATGGTCTCCAGCAGCTTCTGCTTATTCACAGGCTTTGTCGCGTACGCATCACAGCCCGCGTTTAGACATTTCTCCATGTCGTTCTTCATCGCGTGTGCCGTCAATGCGATGATCGGTCGTTTATACCCCGCCTCTCTGAGTTTGCGAGTCGCGGTATAACCATCCATCACAGGCATCTGCATATCCATTAACACAAAGTCATAAGGAGTCCCGGCTGTCTGGGCCACCAGAGCCTGTTCGTAACCGAGCTTGCCATTATCAGCGAGATCGACCTGCATCCCCTCTTTTTTCAACAGGAATGAAATCAGTCGCTGATTGTCCAGACCATCTTCGACAATCAGAACGCGACGGGAAGCGAGACTGTTTGTGAGATCGAGCGCATGCTCCTGATTTTGCTCCAGAGCCGCTTTTCTGATACTGCTCGCATCGAGCTGCAACAGGCGAACCCCTTCCAGCGAGCCGGTATTCACGGAAATTGTAAAAGTACTGCCGACTCCGACTTTGCTGGTAACCTGAATCCGGCCTCCCAGCATTTCCACCAGGCGTTTTGAAATCGCCAGCCCCAGCCCCGTACCACCATATTTTCTGGTCGTCGAATTGTCGGCCTGGGTGAAAGGCTGATAGATCTGTGCCAGGGCCGCTTCTGAAATACCTATGCCGGTATCGATCACATCGAACTGCAGTTGCGCACATGAATCTTCCAGATTGATGGTCCGGATGCACAATTTCACCGATCCGGTCTCGGTAAACTTGATCGCATTTCCCAGCAGGTTAATCAGTACCTGGCGCAGACGCGTCGGGTCTGTAATGATGGTTTCCGGAATCGGATTCTCAAATTCGATTTCCAGTTTCAGCTGTTTCAAATCTGCTTTCACCTGCATCAAGGCGGCAATATCACGAATGATTTCCGGCGTGTTGACTCGTACCTGTTCCAGTTCGACCTTGCGGGCCTCGATCTTGGAGAGGTCCAGGATGTCGTTGATGACACCAATCAGGTATTCCCCGTTGCGCTTGACGATATGGGCTGCTTCGATGTCTTCATTGTTTTTCAGGTTCCCCAGCAGGATATCCGTAAAGCCCAGAATGGCTGTCATTGGCGTACGGATCTCATGGCTCATGTTCGCGAGGAATTCACTCTTGGCATCACTGGCGGCTTCAGCCCGTTTACGCGCTTCGTTTAACGAGCGTTCGTATTCTTTTCGCTCGCTGATGTCCTGAATGATGCCGGTAAAAATTTCACGATCAGCCAGTACCACCGAGCTCACTGCCAGTTCTGCTGGGAAGGTCGACCCATCCTGTCGTTGCGCCACAATTTCCTGACGGGAACCGATGGCTCGCACCAGCTGTGGATTCAGATCTCCATCAGAATATTCCTGCTGCAGCTGCTGATGCAGGGGAGGACTCAGCAGGTTGATATTCTGGCCGATCACCTCGTGGTTGAGGTAACCAAACAGGTGCTCTGCCCCCAGATTGAATTCCTCAATCTTTCCATCCAGGTTGATCGTAATAATGGCATCCATCACATTATCCATGATGGAGCGATATCGCAATTCTCTGTCTTTGACATCCGAAAGCAACACTTCCTGGGCATCCAGCACGCGGTTGTACTGGTAACCCACGATGCCGGCTTCAGTGAAATCATCGACTTCGGCCCGCGAGGTGTTATCGCCCTTTTCGTGGGCAATCATCGTCTCCAGCAGACTGTGCAGTTCTGTTGACGCACCATGCTCTGCCACATTCAAACCGATCTTTTCATCCTCCAGGGAGACCCGGATTGGCAGAAATCGATTCAGCAGCCACATACAGGACCAGATAAACCCGAAGCTCCAGACAAAGCAGACCGCCGCCCCAAGAGCCTGAATTCCCAGCAACTGAAGTCGCGAGAAACCGTCTGGCAGGAGTTCTGCTTCGGCAAACAGAGCCACAGCCAGAGTGCCCCAGACACCGGCGAAGCCATGCACGGGGATCGCCCCCACAACATCATCCACCTGAAAACGCTTCTCCAGTAAACAGCATGAGCCTAACATGACCGCACCGGCGATCAGACCGATCAGAATGGCGCTGGGATAGGAGACCACATTGCAGGAAGCTGTCACTGCCACCAGCCCCGCCAGTGATCCATTAAAGATATTTTCCACCGAGATCTGTTTCGAAGAGCACAGTTCCCAGACCAACGCAAAGACGCCCCCCGCGATCCCCGCCAGAATCGTATTCAAAATGATCGAAGGGACCTCGCCATTCAAAGCCAGCGTACTCCCCCCATTAAACCCGAACCAGCCAAACCACAGGATTAAAAACCCGAGTGCCGCCAGTGGTAGATTGCTTGCCGAAAAACGGGACTTCTCTGCGTTCTGATTGAAACGTCCCGTGCGCGGTCCCAGGATCAGAACGGCTGCCAGAGCAGACCAGGCTCCCACCGAATGCACGACACTGGAACCGGCAAAGTCCATGAACCCCAGCTTCCCCAGCCAGCCTGCAGGGGCTCCAGAGGCATCCGTGGCCCATGCCCAGTGACCAAACACGGGATAGGCGACTGCCCCAATCGCACATGCCAGAATCACGTAGGAACGAAACCGCATCCGCTCGGCGACGGCTCCGGAAGAGATGGTCATCGCCGTGCTGCAGAAGACAAGCTGAAACAGAAACACCACTGTGAGCCAGTGAGTCGAGCTGGAATCTGCAAATACAAAACCGCTGGTTCCGATCAGGCCCTGGAATGACTCTCCGAACATGAGCCCATAGCCGAACAGCCAGAAGATAAAGGTACCAATAAAGAAATCGACGACGTTTTTCGTCGCCACGTTGATGCTGTTTTTGGAACGTGACAATCCTGATTCCAGGCAGCAGAAGCCGGCCTGCATCAGAAAAACCAGACTGGTACAAAGTAAGACCCAGATGGTATTCGTGGTTAGCTCGTAAGACATCGACTGAGGGGCTTTCAAGTCATGCAACCACAATCATTTCGAAGCACAAAATGATTGTCAGATTATGGGAACTGATTTTTGTAAATCTAGATCCGCATTACAGACAGTCAAAAGAAAACTGGGGGGAATCCCTCATATTTCGACCCTGCAGTCCAATTTGCCCTGCATCCGCTTGCAACATGACTAATTGCTATGATCAAACCAACCGGCACACGCCTATCAAAAGGCACCGTGTCTTGAAAGTATCACTGGTATAACCTGGTCTCAGGGAGCACGTTTGCACTACGAGACTGCATTGTCAGCAGCCGAGACCGCTTCCAGTGAGAGCGGATTGGGTTCTGCGACCGGCGGAAAGCAGCCGGGGGCGTTATCCGCATACCATTCCTGCAATACATCCCGCCATTGATCGGCTGTTTTGACGGAAATAAATGCATCGCGAACCGCCTTGCGCTGCGGATGCAGCTCGGAATAAAATATCCCGAATTTCCGCATGGTATTGCAGACCTTTTTCTCACCATAGAACTCACGGGCCAGTGCAAAGTGATCTGCAATCACTGCCCGCTGCTCGTGGACATCGGGCGGCGTGATGCTCTCTCCCCGCAGCAGGCGTTCGGTCTGTTGAAAGATCCAGGGATTCCCAATCGCCCCCCGGGCAATCGAAACGCCATCCACTCCCGTGACGCGGAGCATATCCAGGCAGGCCTGTGGGGAAAACAGGTCGCCACTGCCGATCACTGTTCGTTCCCCCGCCTGCTGTTTGACCCGCTTCAGAAACTCCCATTTACTGGAGCCCACATATTTTTGCTCCACCGTCCGACCATGGACTGTGATCGCCGCCAGGCCCCGTGCATAAGCGCCTTCAAAAATGCGAAAGAAGTTTTCTTCCGATTCCGGGCTGTCATCAATGCCGCGCCTCATTTTCAGAGTCACGGGAATCTGTTCGGGAACGGTATCCCGAACCCGGGAAATAATCTCCAGCGCCACCTCAGGCTGTCCCAGGTGATACCCACCCCGACAGCGGCTCATCACTTTCTTTACAGGACACCCGAAGTTGATGTCAATCACATGAAAGCCCGCTACGACCAGCTTCTCTGCCGCCGGTCCGAACTCTTCGGGCTCTGAGCCCATCAGCTGGCCTCCCACCGGAAATTCATCCTGGTGGCAATACATCATCGCCAGCTGCTTTCCCTGCCGGGACTGGTTGATCAGCCGATCGATCATCACCTCGCACAGCGTATAAGCGGCTCCCAGACGGGCCGCGATGACCCGCATCGGATAATCGCTGTAGCCACTGAGCGCCGCCTGATACAGAGGCGATTTGAGCTCGTAAGGCCCCAGGGAAACAGGTTGTAATTTACTGTCTGACATCATCTCGAATTTCTCACACTGGTTGAACAGTTACCGTGCAAACTGTTCTAATAAGTCACGGGTCATCTCGCCTGGATGCTCATGATTACAAATCACGCTACTGACCGCGACACGGGTTGCTCCGGCCTCCAGTACCGCCGACAGGTTGTCTGCATTGATCCCACCGATGGCAAACCAGGGCAGGGTAATCTCAGCGGCCACCTGCTTCACAAAATCCAGACCCGCATATTCTGCTTCAGTAAAGTTTTTGGTGGCAGTCGTAAATGTTGGTCCGACCCCCAGGTAGTCGGCTCCGTCCAGCACCGCCTGACGCGCCTGTTCGATGTTGTGCGTCGAAACGCCGATGAAGCGACGCGAACCGACGATCTGCCTCACCTCACGCACCGGCAGTTCGTCCTGTCCCACGTGTACGCCGTCGGCGTCAATCGCCACCGCGAGATCCGGACGATCGTTCATGATCAGAATCGCCCCCGCTTCCCGCGTCCATTTGCGAACCCGTCTGCCATGCTCCAGCAACCGACGGTCAGACAGCTCTTTTTCGCGGATCTGAACAATCCTGACGCCCGCCGCCAGTGACTCACGAATCGCCGGACCGGAACCATGGTGACACAGATTTTCCGATGCCAGCAGATACAACTGACAGTCTTCCAGTCGATGTTGACTGGATACGCAGGTCAAAACACTCTTTTCCAGAGTATACAACGCATACCGCATCTGTTTAAAGATGGCAGCTGCTTCCACGGAGATCAGTTTGCCAAACTCCTCCAGCGTGCGCGCCGCCTCCTGAACCCGCTTCAGGTTGGCTTTCACCAGGTGTTCCAGGGAAGGGCGGTCGAATTCCGAAGTGGAACTGATTGCCGTTCCCACATCCTGCAGAGTGTCGCGGCTGGCAATCAGCGATTCCTGCCCGATGAACTGCAGCGCCTCGGTCAGCTGATGTCGCGTCGATTTCAGCAGCCTGGTCAGATGGGCATCATCCAGTGTGAACCGCAGGAAATCTTCCACCACCCGCAGCCCTTCCCGCAAACGATTGGCAGCCGCATCGATGGTCCTGAACGTATTGGTCTGGTCGCTGACCGTTGCAGGGACGGTCCGAAAAGCAAAATCAACGTCGATCGGCTCTGCGACATGCTGATTCTGACTCTGAAAGGTAGCCTCCACGGAATCCGCAGAAATGGCCCCCTGGCTCAACAACCACTGTGTATGCGGCCCTTCGGTTTTCAATACCCCCCATAACAGGTGTTCGCTGCCGATTTCGACTGGCAGACTCGTCTGGCTGGCCTGCTCGAGGGCCTGATTCAGGACGTCACGCAGCGCCGGAAATCGTTGTATCGCCTGAGACAGCTCGAGCGGGACCTGAGTCGCAAACAGGTCGGATTCGGCCTCCGTTCCGGGCAGAGTCAGTTCAAATTCCTGCAGGATCATTGCCTGCGCAATCTGGTGCGCCAGCAGGATTTCCGCTGCCCGCGACTCTTCATGCGCCAGGGCTGCCAGCAGATGCCGGGAGTCCGTCGCCTCAGCTTCAGAAGCGCCGCTAATCAGTTCTGCCAGACCCAGGGCTCGTTGTGCGCCCGCGGTGAGTAAATGTTGCATCTGTCTCTGGTATTTTCACAAAACGGGAGAGGTTAATTGACTGCCAAAGGAGCCCCGTAACAGGATCCCTCAGAACAATCGTAATTGAAATAGCTTAACCGATCGAATGCTTATCTTGCCACATTTGGGTGTGGGTACTAGAATTAAGGTTACCGGATCTGCCGAATATGTGGATTTTGCAGGTTTCTCGCAATGAATATCTCCGTTACTTCTCCCCGGGAACGGGCAGCAGAGATTTTCAAGAGGCACCATCGGAAACCCGACATGTTAAAATAGGCAGGTTATTTTAGTAAGTTGTGATTTTTCAGTTACTTCCTATGATGAACTGGCACTAGTTTTGGGAAATTCCTCGACGTTTTTTTGTGAGTAACGTATTATTCCTAGGAACCTTTCCTTTAGCACTGTCAGCAACGAATCCATTCAGTGCGTTGTTTCATGATGATCAGATCAAAAAACAGCGTTTTTGAATTTTAAAAGACAAGAAACAATCGAATTTTCATTATAGTTTGGGAGAAATGCTTCCTGCGACTGAACCCGCCGGTTATCAGTCAGGGGAGTCAGTGATCATCCAACAGCGCCCGCAATGGTACTGGGCCATAGGAGAAACGAGTTATGTACGAGCGGTTTACAGATCGAGCTCGAAAAGTGATGCAGTTGGCCAATCAGGAGGCCCAACGCTTCAATCACGAATATATCGGGACCGAACATATCCTTCTGGGTTTAGTCAAGGAAGGCTCAGGAGTCGCAGCCAATGTGCTGAAAAATCTGGATGTGGATCTGCGCAAGATCCGTCTGGAAGTCGAGAAGATTGTCCAGTCGGGGCCGGACATGGTCACCATGGGCAAACTCCCCCAGACACCCCGCGCCAAGAAAGTCATCGAATACGCGATGGAAGAGGCCCGCAACCTGAATCACAACTACGTAGGTACAGAGCATCTGCTGCTCGGCCTGCTGCGTGAGCAGGATGGCGTGGCCGCTCAGGTTCTGATGAACCTGGGGCTGAAACTGGAAGAAGTCCGCGAAGAAGTCCTCAACCTGCTGGGCCACGGCCTGGAAGGGGGCGAGGCTGGCGAACGGACTCCCGGGACCGGCGGCCAGAAAGCGGGCAAAAGCAAGACTCCCGCGCTGGACAGTTTCGGTCGCGACCTGACCGAACTCGCCAAGCAGAAGAAACTCGATCCGGTCATCGGCCGTTCCAAGGAAATCGAACGCGTCATCCAGATCCTCTGTCGTCGTCAGAAAAATAACCCCGTTCTGCTGGGTGAAGCAGGCGTTGGTAAGACCGCGATCGTCGAAGGATTCGCCCAGATGGTTGTCGACGGCGAAGTTCCGGACCTGCTCCGCGATCGTCGCATCGTCGTACTCGACCTCGCCATGATGGTCGCCGGAACCAAGTACCGCGGTCAGTTCGAAGAACGCATTAAAGCCGTCATGAACGAAGTCCGTCGTGCCAAAAACACGATCCTGTTCATCGACGAATTGCACACCCTGGTCGGAGCCGGCGGTGCCGAGGGAGCGATCGACGCTTCCAACGTACTGAAACCCGCTCTCAGCCGTGGCGAACTGCAGTGTATCGGTGCCACCACCCTGGACGAATATCGTAAATACATCGAAAAAGACAGCGCCCTGGAACGTCGCTTCCAGAACGTCATGGTCGAACCTCCCACTGACGAACAGACCGTAGAAATTCTGCGTGGTCTACGGGAACGGTATGAAGAACACCACAAGGTGCAGATTACCGACGACGCACTCGAAAAAGCGGTCGAGCTCTCTTCACGTTACATCACCGGTCGTTGTCTGCCCGACAAAGCGATCGACGTGATCGACGAAGCCGGAGCCCGCATCCGTCTGAAATCGATGGTCCGACCTCCCGATCTCAAAGAACTGGAAGAAGAATCAGAACGCCTCAACCAGTCCAAGGAAGAAGCGGTCGCCAACCAGGACTTCGAGCTCGCAGCCAATCTCCGCGATCAGGCTGATAAGCTCAAGAAACGGAAAGAGACCCTCACCCAGGAATGGCGTGAAAAATCCAAAGAAGTCGACGGCGTGGTCGATGCGGAAGTCGTTGCCGAAGTGGTCGCCAAGATTACCGGCGTGCCGCTGACCCGGCTCTCCAGCGAAGACACCGTTCGTCTGCTCAACATGGAAGACGAACTGCACAAACGCGTCATCAGCCAGGACGAAGCCATCAAGCAGGTTTCCAAAGCAGTCCGCCGCAGCCGCAGTGGTCTGAAAGATCCCAAACGACCGATGGGGGCCTTCCTCTTCTCCGGTCCGACCGGGGTTGGTAAAACTCTGCTCGCCAAGACTCTGGCGGAATTCATGTTCGGCGATGAAAACGCCCTGATTCAGATCGACATGAGTGAATACATGGAGAAGCACAACGTCAGCCGTCTGATCGGTGCTCCTCCGGGATATGTCGGCTTCGAAGAAGGGGGTCAGTTGACCGAAAAGATTCGACGTCGTCCCTACGCAGTCGTGCTGCTCGACGAAATCGAAAAAGCACACCCCGACGTCTTCAACATGCTCCTGCAGATCATGGAAGAAGGCCACCTGACCGACAGCTTCGGTCGCAAGGTCGACTTCAAGAACGTCGTTCTTATCATGACCACCAACGCCGGTGCCCAGGGTATGGCTCACGGGGACGCCTTCGGGTTCCGTAAAGCCGACGATGACACCAGCTACGATGCCATGAAACGAAATCTGATGCACGACCTGCAGAAAGAGTTCAAACCGGAATTCCTGGGACGTCTCGACGAAGTCGTCGTCTTCCGGAAACTCACCCGCGAAGAACTCAAGCAGATCGTCGACATCGAACTGGGTAAAGTTCGCAAACGTCTGAAAGAACAGGGCGTGGTCCTGGAACTCACCGACGAAACCCGCGAATTCATCATCGACAAAGGCTCCGAAGGGGGCGAACTCGACTACGGTGCACGTCCGCTGCGTCGTTCCGTCGAACGCTACATCGAAGATCCGCTGGCAGAAGAACTGCTGCGGGGTGCCTTTGAAGGAAAGAACAAAGTGCTGGTTACTGTCGCCGAAGTCGGCGACGAAAAACGGCTCGAGTTCGAAGGTTCCTACGAAGCCGAAACCGAAGAGCTGGCGACCGTCGGTTCCAGCGAAGGCGGTGCTCCGGAAGGCGAAGGTTAAACTTCTCCAACTGAGCAACGCTTG contains:
- a CDS encoding thiamine phosphate synthase, whose protein sequence is MQHLLTAGAQRALGLAELISGASEAEATDSRHLLAALAHEESRAAEILLAHQIAQAMILQEFELTLPGTEAESDLFATQVPLELSQAIQRFPALRDVLNQALEQASQTSLPVEIGSEHLLWGVLKTEGPHTQWLLSQGAISADSVEATFQSQNQHVAEPIDVDFAFRTVPATVSDQTNTFRTIDAAANRLREGLRVVEDFLRFTLDDAHLTRLLKSTRHQLTEALQFIGQESLIASRDTLQDVGTAISSTSEFDRPSLEHLVKANLKRVQEAARTLEEFGKLISVEAAAIFKQMRYALYTLEKSVLTCVSSQHRLEDCQLYLLASENLCHHGSGPAIRESLAAGVRIVQIREKELSDRRLLEHGRRVRKWTREAGAILIMNDRPDLAVAIDADGVHVGQDELPVREVRQIVGSRRFIGVSTHNIEQARQAVLDGADYLGVGPTFTTATKNFTEAEYAGLDFVKQVAAEITLPWFAIGGINADNLSAVLEAGATRVAVSSVICNHEHPGEMTRDLLEQFAR
- the amt gene encoding ammonium transporter, whose translation is MSYELTTNTIWVLLCTSLVFLMQAGFCCLESGLSRSKNSINVATKNVVDFFIGTFIFWLFGYGLMFGESFQGLIGTSGFVFADSSSTHWLTVVFLFQLVFCSTAMTISSGAVAERMRFRSYVILACAIGAVAYPVFGHWAWATDASGAPAGWLGKLGFMDFAGSSVVHSVGAWSALAAVLILGPRTGRFNQNAEKSRFSASNLPLAALGFLILWFGWFGFNGGSTLALNGEVPSIILNTILAGIAGGVFALVWELCSSKQISVENIFNGSLAGLVAVTASCNVVSYPSAILIGLIAGAVMLGSCCLLEKRFQVDDVVGAIPVHGFAGVWGTLAVALFAEAELLPDGFSRLQLLGIQALGAAVCFVWSFGFIWSCMWLLNRFLPIRVSLEDEKIGLNVAEHGASTELHSLLETMIAHEKGDNTSRAEVDDFTEAGIVGYQYNRVLDAQEVLLSDVKDRELRYRSIMDNVMDAIITINLDGKIEEFNLGAEHLFGYLNHEVIGQNINLLSPPLHQQLQQEYSDGDLNPQLVRAIGSRQEIVAQRQDGSTFPAELAVSSVVLADREIFTGIIQDISERKEYERSLNEARKRAEAASDAKSEFLANMSHEIRTPMTAILGFTDILLGNLKNNEDIEAAHIVKRNGEYLIGVINDILDLSKIEARKVELEQVRVNTPEIIRDIAALMQVKADLKQLKLEIEFENPIPETIITDPTRLRQVLINLLGNAIKFTETGSVKLCIRTINLEDSCAQLQFDVIDTGIGISEAALAQIYQPFTQADNSTTRKYGGTGLGLAISKRLVEMLGGRIQVTSKVGVGSTFTISVNTGSLEGVRLLQLDASSIRKAALEQNQEHALDLTNSLASRRVLIVEDGLDNQRLISFLLKKEGMQVDLADNGKLGYEQALVAQTAGTPYDFVLMDMQMPVMDGYTATRKLREAGYKRPIIALTAHAMKNDMEKCLNAGCDAYATKPVNKQKLLETISHLAESSTVAGRTP
- a CDS encoding YifB family Mg chelatase-like AAA ATPase, producing the protein MLAKLYTYSLFGIDARPVEVEVDISPGAMPKTILVGLAEAAVKESTHRIERALVNSGYNRPIDRIVINLSPADLPKDAASFDLPIALGLLTASGQLTSERFEDYAAVGELALDGTIRPIRGALSMALAAREQGKQGLLVPVQNAHEAAVVEGLDVFAVGTLAEAVGFYTGALPVEPVEFSWEEALEEHGQYDIDYSDVKGQEYAKRAITVAAAGMHHLLMIGSPGTGKTLLASRISTILPRLSQEESLETTRIYSAMGRLSRNQSLVMLRQFRTPHHTISEAGLVGGGSTPAPGEISLAHNGLLFLDELPEFNRRTLEVLRQPLEGGEVTISRAIGSVTFPANVMLISAMNPCPCGYLSDPRRKCSCNPMQIERYLSKISGPLLDRIDIHIEVPPVPFRELSNQTSGTNSQTMREQVLAAREIQAHRFANEKTSHNGRMTPRELRKYSQLASDGEGLLKTAMEEMGLSARAHDKILRISRTIADLDQSDQITAAHVSEAINYRTLDRQFWS
- a CDS encoding tRNA dihydrouridine synthase; this encodes MMSDSKLQPVSLGPYELKSPLYQAALSGYSDYPMRVIAARLGAAYTLCEVMIDRLINQSRQGKQLAMMYCHQDEFPVGGQLMGSEPEEFGPAAEKLVVAGFHVIDINFGCPVKKVMSRCRGGYHLGQPEVALEIISRVRDTVPEQIPVTLKMRRGIDDSPESEENFFRIFEGAYARGLAAITVHGRTVEQKYVGSSKWEFLKRVKQQAGERTVIGSGDLFSPQACLDMLRVTGVDGVSIARGAIGNPWIFQQTERLLRGESITPPDVHEQRAVIADHFALAREFYGEKKVCNTMRKFGIFYSELHPQRKAVRDAFISVKTADQWRDVLQEWYADNAPGCFPPVAEPNPLSLEAVSAADNAVS
- a CDS encoding ATP-dependent Clp protease ATP-binding subunit, encoding MYERFTDRARKVMQLANQEAQRFNHEYIGTEHILLGLVKEGSGVAANVLKNLDVDLRKIRLEVEKIVQSGPDMVTMGKLPQTPRAKKVIEYAMEEARNLNHNYVGTEHLLLGLLREQDGVAAQVLMNLGLKLEEVREEVLNLLGHGLEGGEAGERTPGTGGQKAGKSKTPALDSFGRDLTELAKQKKLDPVIGRSKEIERVIQILCRRQKNNPVLLGEAGVGKTAIVEGFAQMVVDGEVPDLLRDRRIVVLDLAMMVAGTKYRGQFEERIKAVMNEVRRAKNTILFIDELHTLVGAGGAEGAIDASNVLKPALSRGELQCIGATTLDEYRKYIEKDSALERRFQNVMVEPPTDEQTVEILRGLRERYEEHHKVQITDDALEKAVELSSRYITGRCLPDKAIDVIDEAGARIRLKSMVRPPDLKELEEESERLNQSKEEAVANQDFELAANLRDQADKLKKRKETLTQEWREKSKEVDGVVDAEVVAEVVAKITGVPLTRLSSEDTVRLLNMEDELHKRVISQDEAIKQVSKAVRRSRSGLKDPKRPMGAFLFSGPTGVGKTLLAKTLAEFMFGDENALIQIDMSEYMEKHNVSRLIGAPPGYVGFEEGGQLTEKIRRRPYAVVLLDEIEKAHPDVFNMLLQIMEEGHLTDSFGRKVDFKNVVLIMTTNAGAQGMAHGDAFGFRKADDDTSYDAMKRNLMHDLQKEFKPEFLGRLDEVVVFRKLTREELKQIVDIELGKVRKRLKEQGVVLELTDETREFIIDKGSEGGELDYGARPLRRSVERYIEDPLAEELLRGAFEGKNKVLVTVAEVGDEKRLEFEGSYEAETEELATVGSSEGGAPEGEG